A single genomic interval of Arachis duranensis cultivar V14167 chromosome 7, aradu.V14167.gnm2.J7QH, whole genome shotgun sequence harbors:
- the LOC107459056 gene encoding uncharacterized protein LOC107459056, with protein sequence MGAACCVASRDKTIQSGSTSDILHRNVRCSPTWSFRWDHRGRVAGEDTSINWFSDGVSRNDGSEHKNGSAYVSEDGSPLQIHQRNRCQKSFVSEGTAAQPRNSTSDQSISRDVSIDVSVDQVKGLAESSIVSCPSPTKPSLPSTSLSASPISSQSNIPPSGTTPLRWPGHSTGHQLFRQVSDSRIPAFKSPSSFSVSEERPLHHPSWSNESGMGSHGGSSDGWSIPGYSELMGTPHKERWSFDSESFGFNRERLLNSSSQFSTSPVDLQTCGVCSRLLTEKSSWSTQKIIANNDLSVVAVLTCGHVYHAECLESLTPEVNKYDPGCPVCTFGEKQTMKLSEKALKAEMDLKARNKKSRNRVVDSDIDDESIVYDHFKGRGLKGKAPRMESSSSGRSSFGKPFLRRHFSLGSKGSRSMLDNHPTKKKGFFWAKSSKQ encoded by the exons ATGGGTGCTGCTTGTTGCGTTGCTTCAAGAGATAAAACTATTCAAAGCGGATCAACCAGTGATATTTTGCATCGCAATGTTCGGTGCTCCCCAACGTGGAGCTTTCGCTGGGATCATCGGGGGCGTGTGGCTGGTGAAGATACTTCTATCAATTGGTTTTCTGATGGGGTTAGCAGGAACGATGGTTCAGAGCATAAAAATGGATCAGCTTACGTATCAGAGGATGGAAGTCCATTGCAGATTCATCAAAGAAATAGATGCCAAAAATCCTTTGTATCCGAAGGAACTGCTGCACAACCCAGAAATTCTACTTCAG ATCAATCAATTTCAAGGGATGTTTCCATTGATGTGAGTGTGGATCAG GTGAAGGGTTTGGCAGAATCATCAATAGTATCATGCCCATCTCCCACAAAACCATCATTACCGTCAACTTCATTGTCGGCGTCTCCTATATCCTCCCAAAGTAATATACCTCCTTCAGGTACAACTCCATTAAGGTGGCCTGGCCATTCAACAGGACACCAACTGTTTCGGCAAGTCTCTGATAGCAGAATCCCAGCATTTAAGTCACCAAGCAGCTTTTCTGTGTCTGAAGAAAGGCCATTGCATCATCCTTCATGGAGCAATGAATCAGGGATGGGCTCACATGGTGGATCTTCAGATGGTTGGTCTATACCTGGCTATTCTGAGCTTATGGGGACTCCCCACAAAGAAAGATGGTCATTTGACAGCGAGTCCTTTGGATTTAATCGTGAAAGGTTGCTCAATTCCAGTAGTCAGTTTTCAACTTCACCAGTTGATTTGCAAACATGTGGTGTTTGCTCGAGGCTTTTAACTGAGAAGTCTTCTTGGAGCACCCAAAAGATAATTGCAAATAATGACCTGTCTGTAGTTGCTGTTCTTACCTGCGGACATGTCTATCATGCTGAATGTTTGGAGAGTTTGACACCTGAAGTAAACAAGTATGATCCTGGTTGTCCAGTCTGTACTTTTGGTGAGAAACAAACTATGAAGCTGTCCGAAAAAGCTTTAAAAGCTGAAATGGATTTAAAGGCTAGAAACAAGAAATCAAGGAATCGGGTTGTGGACAGTGATATTGATGATGAGTCAATTGTGTATGATCACTTTAAAGGCAGAGGACTTAAAGGGAAAGCTCCAAGGATGGAATCTAGTTCCAGTGGGAGAAGCTCGTTTGGGAAACCATTTCTGAGGCGACACTTTTCACTTGGATCAAAGGGTTCTAGATCCATGTTAGATAACCACCCTACAAAAAAGAAGGGATTCTTTTGGGCAAAATCTAGCAAGCAGTAA